The Cyprinus carpio isolate SPL01 chromosome B17, ASM1834038v1, whole genome shotgun sequence genome has a window encoding:
- the zdhhc22 gene encoding palmitoyltransferase ZDHHC22, which yields MLFRMVKLRLLNTIAPAYFYTATVVTFALHFLLFMPTVFRSPDVALNPTMLVHIAVFLFFMGNALGNYTMTIWYPSESANEAVIPVCSPDCPDRIDAHYLLNGRHFCKVCKKVILKRDHHCFFTGNCIGNRNMRYFIMFSIYTSCCCLYSLVIGVAYLTTEYSISFENPLTFLTLLPLSTGYFFLGLISGLHFFLVIMLYVWLGIGLVSAGFCCQQLLLVARGQTWCELQKGQLSESRGTWRANLTDVFGSRWALGFFLPVQTVETKPGNWQVYHDHKHD from the exons ATGTTGTTCAGGATGGTAAAACTCAGACTACTCAACACGATTGCACCTGCATACTTCTACACTGCAACAGTGGTCACATTCGCCCTCCACTTCCTCCTCTTCATGCCCACTGTTTTCCGAAGTCCAGATGTGGCGCTGAATCCCACCATGCTGGTCCACATCGCTGTCTTTCTCTTCTTCATGGGGAACGCATTGGGTAATTACACAATGACTATATGGTACCCATCTGAGAGTGCCAACGAGGCAGTAATTCCAGTCTGTTCACCCGACTGCCCGGACCGAATTGACGCCCACTACCTCCTGAATGGACGCCACTTCTGTAAAGTGTGTAAGAAAGTGATTCTAAAACGGGACCACCACTGCTTTTTCACAGGAAACTGCATCGGGAATAGGAACATGCGCTACTTTATTATGTTCAGCATCTATACGTCCTGCTGTTGTCTGTATTCGTTGGTAATCGGGGTGGCGTATCTTACAACGGAATACTCCATTTCCTTTGAGAACCCACTGACGTTCCTCACTCTTCTGCCGCTCTCAACAGGTTACTTCTTCCTCG GTTTGATTTCAGGTCTCCATTTCTTTCTGGTTATAATGCTGTATGTCTGGCTGGGTATCGGACTGGTGAGCGCCGGTTTCTGCTGTCAGCAGCTTCTACTAGTAGCCCGAGGGCAGACCTGGTGCGAGCTGCAGAAAGGGCAGCTGTCAGAGAGTCGTGGGACCTGGCGTGCCAACCTGACTGATGTTTTCGGTTCCCGTTGGGCTCTGGGCTTTTTCCTGCCAGTTCAGACTGTGGAGACCAAACCTGGGAACTGGCAGGTCTACCATGATCACAAACATGACTGA
- the cipca gene encoding CLOCK-interacting pacemaker a isoform X1: MGNKRKASSEIDRDSDASSGYFSALDQTELEDAGPTSTATQSMPTAPRVSFIPGSHPGVSPMIVMNNLVLKQRNSVAPALKPWCLNTSLDVVPQSQLLFLQPVMPDGDCTGQSSEEQKHSRKHVPIQNTCPKMSPHLAQGSTVNEGPSAINKRSNHSHAGRHQRRRYDEKPFHTSSLKQDVSETFKDSDVDPNIASLGEIGHAIEDVAVENSSSRLSDLQEPHTTTSPFSLCTDSFLASFPQKSPKASVTQSSDMENIPEALSPSSSKRERFCNTYNILNRSGLLGITLRTKELIRQNKRSQAQLQSLQAQTDLFLEAMCSGDPKVWTRLQLILQNSGNSEETPVDPLVDSVRAAEQDITDVGCKG, translated from the exons ATGGGCAACAAACGGAAAGCCTCCAGTGAGATCGACAGAGATTCAG ATGCCAGCTCAGGATATTTTAGTGCTTTGGACCAGACAGAATTGGAAGACGCAGGACCAACCAGTACTGCAACACAAAGCATGCCGACAGCTCCTCGGGTGTCTTTCATTCCTGGCTCACATCCAGGAGTCTCTCCCATGATCGTAATGAACAACCTTGTTCTCAAGCAG CGTAACTCTGTGGCCCCTGCATTAAAACCTTGGTGCTTAAACACTTCACTGGATGTGGTTCCTCAGTCCCAGCTGCTTTTCCTACAGCCAGTCATGCCAGATGGTGACTGTACCGGCCAAAGCTCTGAAGAGCAGAAACATTCCAGAAAGCATGTTCCCATCCAAAACACCTGTCCAAAAATGTCCCCACATCTTGCACAAGGGTCTACAGTTAACGAAGGTCCCAGTGCCATCAATAAGAGGTCAAACCACAGTCATGCTGGAAGACATCAACGACGCCGTTATGATGAAAAACCTTTCCATACTTCCTCTTTGAAACAGGATGTGTCCGAGACATTTAAAGATTCCGATGTAGACCCCAACATTGCTTCTTTGGGAGAAATTGGTCATGCTATTGAAGACGTGGCTGTGGAAAACTCCTCATCCAGGCTTTCTGACCTTCAGGAGCCCCACACCACCACTTCACCATTCTCACTTTGCACTGACTCCTTCCTCGCTTCATTCCCTCAAAAGAGTCCCAAAGCTTCAGTCACCCAGAGCAGTGATATGGAGAATATCCCAGAGGCCCTCTCTCCAAGCTCCAGCAAACGCGAACGCTTCTGCAACACCTATAACATTTTGAATCGGTCAGGCCTGCTGGGTATCACACTGCGCACAAAGGAACTTATTCGACAAAATAAACGTTCCCAGGCCCAGCTTCAGAGTCTGCAGGCTCAGACTGACCTCTTCTTGGAGGCCATGTGTAGTGGAGATCCCAAAGTCTGGACGAGATTGCAGCTTATCCTCCAGAACTCTGGAAACAGCGAAGAGACACCCGTGGACCCACTGGTGGACTCTGTAAGGGCTGCAGAGCAGGATATCACAGATGTGGGTTGTAAGGGGTAG
- the cipca gene encoding CLOCK-interacting pacemaker a isoform X2: MGNKRKASSEIDRDSDASSGYFSALDQTELEDAGPTSTATQSMPTAPRVSFIPGSHPGVSPMIVMNNLVLKQRNSVAPALKPWCLNTSLDVVPQSQLLFLQPVMPDGDCTGQSSEEQKHSRKHVPIQNTCPKMSPHLAQGSTVNEGPSAINKRSNHSHAGRHQRRRYDEKPFHTSSLKQDVSETFKDSDVDPNIASLGEIGHAIEDVAVENSSSRLSDLQEPHTTTSPFSLCTDSFLASFPQKSPKASVTQSSDMENIPEALSPSSSKRERFCNTYNILNRSGLLGITLRTKELIRQNKRSQAQLQSLQAQTDLFLEAMCSGDPKVWTRLQLILQNSGNSE, encoded by the exons ATGGGCAACAAACGGAAAGCCTCCAGTGAGATCGACAGAGATTCAG ATGCCAGCTCAGGATATTTTAGTGCTTTGGACCAGACAGAATTGGAAGACGCAGGACCAACCAGTACTGCAACACAAAGCATGCCGACAGCTCCTCGGGTGTCTTTCATTCCTGGCTCACATCCAGGAGTCTCTCCCATGATCGTAATGAACAACCTTGTTCTCAAGCAG CGTAACTCTGTGGCCCCTGCATTAAAACCTTGGTGCTTAAACACTTCACTGGATGTGGTTCCTCAGTCCCAGCTGCTTTTCCTACAGCCAGTCATGCCAGATGGTGACTGTACCGGCCAAAGCTCTGAAGAGCAGAAACATTCCAGAAAGCATGTTCCCATCCAAAACACCTGTCCAAAAATGTCCCCACATCTTGCACAAGGGTCTACAGTTAACGAAGGTCCCAGTGCCATCAATAAGAGGTCAAACCACAGTCATGCTGGAAGACATCAACGACGCCGTTATGATGAAAAACCTTTCCATACTTCCTCTTTGAAACAGGATGTGTCCGAGACATTTAAAGATTCCGATGTAGACCCCAACATTGCTTCTTTGGGAGAAATTGGTCATGCTATTGAAGACGTGGCTGTGGAAAACTCCTCATCCAGGCTTTCTGACCTTCAGGAGCCCCACACCACCACTTCACCATTCTCACTTTGCACTGACTCCTTCCTCGCTTCATTCCCTCAAAAGAGTCCCAAAGCTTCAGTCACCCAGAGCAGTGATATGGAGAATATCCCAGAGGCCCTCTCTCCAAGCTCCAGCAAACGCGAACGCTTCTGCAACACCTATAACATTTTGAATCGGTCAGGCCTGCTGGGTATCACACTGCGCACAAAGGAACTTATTCGACAAAATAAACGTTCCCAGGCCCAGCTTCAGAGTCTGCAGGCTCAGACTGACCTCTTCTTGGAGGCCATGTGTAGTGGAGATCCCAAAGTCTGGACGAGATTGCAGCTTATCCTCCAGAACTCTGGAAACAGCG AGTAG